TCTTTCGTTTTCTAGAGGAGCATCACGTACGGCCTGACATCATCGCCGGGACTAGCGTCGGCTCGCTCATGGGGGCACTCTATGCAGACGGCTACAGTAGTGAGGAGATCTATGACCTGTCGTCAAATTTTGTCTTCATGAATATGACCTCGCTGACTACTCCGAGGCTCTCACTGCTCAAGACCAATAAGTATCGACAATTTCTCAAAGAGACCCTACGCCATGAGCGCATTGAAGATCTACCGATCCCCATGCACATCATCGCGACCAACTTGAATAAAGCCGAGGCGCGTGACTTTACAGAGGGTGACCTAGCCTCTACCGTGGTGGCCTCCTGCTCGATACCGATCCTCTTCGAGCCGGTTGTCATCGATGGCGAGCAGTATGTCGATGGTGGGGTCTTTATGAATCTCCCCGCACGTCCCATCCGTGAGTCGTGCGACTTCCTCCTCGGGATCAACCTAAGCCCGGTGGTAGACAATACGCCTACGAAAAACATGCTCCGTCTCTCGGACCGTCTCATACGCATTATGATGCGTGCTAATGTGACTATCGACCTAGAGCTCTGCGACGTTGTACTTCAGTCACCCCTACTCTCGCACTTTGGTGCCTACGATGTATCTCCCGTAGATATCATCTCAGACATTGGCTACCAGCTCATCAGCAAGGCATACGAAGAGGAGGAGCAGTTTAGAGAGATCATCGACCTACTCTCACAGCAGGGCAAAGCATAGGCTATGCGCACCATAATCTACTCCACACTAGTACGTCTATGGGGTAATAAGAAAGCGCACGCTCAGCTGACGCCTCATGGCACTCTAGAGCAAAACGGCACAGGCACGCTCGAAGACTTTGACGATGCAGCACTTGACTACCTCGCTTCGCTAGGAGTCTCTCACCTGTGGCCGATAGGGATCATACGCCACGCCACCCAGACACCTTTGCATAGCTGGACAGACTGTCCTGACCAACACCCCGACATTGTCAAGGGGCAGGCAGGCTCGCCCTACGCCATCACCGACTACTACGACGTACACCCGACCATCGTGCGAGAGCCGATGAGGCGACGAGAGACGTTTCGCTCTTTTGTAGAGCGCTGCCATCGTCATGGATTAAAAGTGATCATAGACTTTGTCCCTAACCATGTATCACGACAGTATGACGGCACTCACACGCCCCAGGGGGCTACTCCGCTGGGAGCTAAAGATGATAGGAGCAAAGCATTTGATCCGAACAACAACTTCTACTACCTACCTAGCACTTCGCTTCAGCTACCCAATCGCTCCTCTAGCTATCACGAGGAGCCGGCGCGTGTCACGGGTAATGACTGCTGGTCTGCCACTCCCTCAGCCAACGACTGGTACGAGACGGTCAAGCTGAACTATGGCGTGGACTACCGCCCCGATGGCTCTCGGATCTCACACTTTGACCCGATGCCTGCCACGTGGCTGCAGATGCGAGACATACTCTGCTACTGGGCTGCCGAGGGGGTAGACGGCTTTCGCTGTGATATGGTCGAGATGGTGCCAGTGGAGTTTTGGCACTGGGTCATACCGCAGGTACAGGAGCAGTATCCCGTCACCTTTGTCGCAGAGATCTACCAGATAGACAACTACCACAAGTACTTAGAGGAGGGAGCCTTCGATCTACTCTACGACAAGAGCGGACTCTACGACACGCTCTACCAAGTGATCACTCAGGAGCGCTCGGTCTCTGCTATCGAAGAGCGACTCATCTACAATAACAAGGAGTACGCTCCCGACGAGCTGCTCTACTTCCTAGAGAACCACGATGAGGTGCGTCTTGCCTCGCCTTACTTTGCCGACACGGCTCAGCGAGGACTCACCGCTATGACGCTGCTTGCGCTCGCTACCCCTAGCCCCCTACTCCTCTACGCGGGTCAGGAGTATGGAGAGAGAGGCGTCGATGCCGAGGGGTATAGTGGTCCTGACGGACGAACCTCGATCTTTGACTACTGGAGCATCCCCGCTCTGGGTCATCGTGACCCTGCCGACCCGATCTATCAGAGCTATCATCGCCTCATGCAGTGGGCGCAGAATCCAGTCATCCTGAGAGGAGCTTTTCACTCGATACAGGAGCAGGCTCGTCAGTGGGGAGGGTTCAATGCTGAGCGCACCTACGGTTACCTACGACTACTAGATCCCGCAGAGCAAGAGGCTGGCGAAACAATCGGCATCGCCGTCCTAAGCAATTTCACGGCAGACCCACAGCGTTACCCACTCTTCCTCCCAGTCTTGGAGGAGCGCGTAGAGACGCAGCAGCTGATGCGTGTGACGACACAGACCTATCTAGAAGCTTCCCAGGAGCAACTCTACGCCTTCCAGCCATGGGTTCCGCTGATCGTCAAGCTCCCCCCTTACAGTGTACAGGTCATCGAGCTACGAAACACAAATTCTGGTAGAATTAGTGGTTAGGTGGTGAAAAAGTCGTACCTTTGGCAATACCTATCTCTAGGTACCCTATCGAGACCATTCTTGATTAGCATATATCATATCACACAACGCTATGAATCGTATAGTCAGTAAGACTTTTCTCTCCGAAAAAGTAGCCAAGCTGGTTGTCGAGGCACCCTTGATTGCCAAGTCACGCCGTGCTGGACACTTTGTCATCGTACGTGTCACCGACCATAGTGAGCGCGTACCCTACACTATTGCCGATGCTGATGTAGATGCCGGCACGATCACGCTGATCGTTCAGGCAGTCGGCGAGTCCTCTCAGCGACTGGTCGCTCTGAACGCTGGAGACATGATCCACGACATCGTGGGCCCACTAGGACAAGCCACACATATTGAGAACTTTGGCACCGTAGTCTGTGCTGGTGGTGGTGTCGGTATGGCACCGCTCTATCCTATCGCCCGGGCACTCAAGGCTGCTGGCAATAAGGTGATCGTCGTCGCTGCGGCACGTACTAAGGAACTCATCATACTGGAGAAGGAGTTCAGAGAGTTTGCTGACGAGGTCATCATCATGACCGACGATGGCTCCTACGGCACCAAGGGGCTCGTGACCGATGGTGTCGAGTCTGTCATCAAGCGTGAGAAGGTAGACCTCTGCGTGACCATTGGTCCCGCCATCATGATGAAGTTTGTAGCTCTGCTTACTAAGAAGTACAACATCCCTACCACCTCCTCACTCAATACGATCATGGTCGACGGCACGGGCATGTGCGGTGCTTGTCGTATCACCGTCGGAGGCAAGACGCGCTTTGTATGCGTCGATGGACCTGAGTTTGACGCTCACCAGGTAGACTTTGACGAGCTACTGATGCGTCTGAATACCTATAAGAAGTAAACGTATCACTCTGAGTTAACCACATATTACAATGTCAGAACAAAAGGATCTGATCACTGCTCGTCGCAACGAACCTTGGCGCGAGGAGCTTCGCAAGGCACATACTGGTAAGGAGCGCATGGCTATACCACGAGTCAAGATGACTGAGGTAGATCCACACGAGCGTGCTCACAGTCTAACGAAAGAGGTCAACTGTGGTCTCACCGAGGCTGAGGCGCGTCAGGAGGCTATCCGCTGTCTCGACTGTGCCAACCCCTCTTGTATGGAGGGTTGCCCCGTATCAATCAACATACCCTCTTTTATCAAAAACGTAGAGCGTGGAGACTTTGCAGCAGCTGCGCACATCATCCGTGAGAGTAGCTCGCTGCCCGCTGTGTGCGGTCGTGTATGCCCTCAGGAGAAGCAGTGTGAGAAGCACTGTATCTACACGGAGAAGATGAAGCGCAACGCCGTCGCCATCGGTTATCTAGAGCGCTTTGTAGCAGATTATGAGCGTGAGAATGGGCTGTACGAGCTACCCGAGATGGCTCCCGCCAATGGCAAGAAAATCGCCGTCATCGGTAGTGGTCCTGCCGGACTCTCCTTCGCTGGCGATATGGCACGCTGGGGGTACGATGTGACCGTCTTCGAGGCTCTGCACGAGGTCGGTGGCGTGCTGAAGTATGGTATCCCCGAGTTCCGCCTCCCGCTACGCGTCGTCAATGCCGAACTCAAGATCTTAGAGCAGATGGGCGTACACTTTGAGACCAATGTCGTCGTAGGTCGTACGCTCTCTTACGAGCAGCTACAGGAGATGGGCTTCGTAGGCATCTTCGTGGGTAGTGGTGCTGGCTTGCCCAACTTTATGAATATCCCTGGCGAAAACCTCGCCGGCGTCATGAGCTCTAACGAATACCTCACCCGTGTCAACCTGATGGGCGCTGGTACCGAGGGTGCTGAGACACCTATCTATAAGGGAGACGTGGTCGCTGTCATCGGGGGTGGTAACACTGCTATGGACTCAGTCCGTACGGCACTCCGCCTTGGTGCTAAGCGTGCTATGATCGTCTATCGTCGTAGCGAGGAGGAGATGCCCGCACGTCATGAGGAGATCCTGCATGCTAAGGCTGAGGGCGTCGAGTTCCTCACCCTACATAACCCTATCGAGTACGAGGGCAACGAAAAGGGCAAAGTGTGCCGTATGAAGCTGCAGCGCATGGAGCTAGGCGACCCCACACCCGATGGTCGTCGCAAGCCGGTCCCCATACCTGGAGCTATCGATGAGGTAGATGTAGATGTCGTCGTTGTGAGCATCGGTGTCTCGCCGAACCCACTCATACCACGCTCCTTCCAGGGTCTGGAAGTTTCGCCCAAGGGGACTGTCATCGTCAACGAGCAGAACCAGAGCTCTATCAAAGAGGTCTACGCTGGTGGCGATATCGTCCGTGGAGGTGCCACAGTCATCCTCGCTATGGGTGACGGACGCAAGGCTGCTGCCAATATGCACGCAGCTCTAAGCCAGCAGTAACTCAGCACAGCCAGTAGCTCTGCCTATGCTGGCGCGCATCATCCTACCCCTAGCCCTCGAGGAGGAGTACACTTATCGTGTACCCGAGGCGCTGTGTGAAGAGGCGAGGGTCGGTATGCGTGTGCTAGTGCAGTTTGGCAGTAAGCGCTACTATTACGCTATCATATCTCAGCTGATCGAGGAGTCGGACAGACCTCTCGGTCAGCTGAAGTCTATTATAGCCCTACCCGATCGTGAGGCGATCGTGACCTCAAGGGAGATAGACCTCTGGCGCTGGGGCGCCTCTTATTATATCTGTTCGCTGGGAGCCTGGCTCACCGCCGCTATACCGAGTAGCTACCTACCCTCTAGTGAGACGCAGGTAGCGTGGCGGGAGCCAGACGAAACGGCCGAAGGCGATCAAGCAACCGACTACAAAGCGACCGAACTATCGGAAGCGATACGCTATGAGCTACTCTCCATGCGAGGACATCAGGCGAAGGTGAGCAAACTGGCGAAGATCCTTGGCGACCGCATCTATCCTGAGATAGACCGACTCCTGCAGGCTGGTGTACTCATCGGTAGTGAGTCTATACCACGTTACAGCCGCTCTGTGCAGGTCGGCTCGCCAGCCGTGCAGTTTGTCGAGGAGCTATGCTCTGAGGAGGCACTCAGCGAACTTGTCGAGAGCCTCTCCCGCGCCAAGGCGCAGAAAGCTATGGTAGAGCAGCTGATAGACCTCCTCTACCAGCATGAACTACCGCTTGACACGCCTCTACTCCGAGAGACACTCGTCGGGAGAGACACCAATCGGCAGGCCACACTCCGTACACTCATCAAGCGGGGCATACTACGAGAGACGGCGACACTCGCCGATCCGCTCATACGCCCCACGGCACAGCGCACCGCCTCAGCAGCTGGAGAGCAGCGACAGAGTCAGCTCTTCGAGAGTCTCATCAGCGAAACGTCCAAACCCGTACTCTACCAAGCTACAAGCAATGAAGAGCAAATAGAACTGGTCGTCTCGATGGTCGAGCAGATGCTCCAGCGCAACCCTGCAGCACAGGTAACTATCTATGTGCCACAGCTCTTTCTCTTTGACCAAAGCCTACTCTACAATGCCCTGCAGCAGCTAGCTAGAGGCAGCGGAGAGAGACGACGGGCGACGCCCTTTGACCTCGTCCTCTACAGCTCCTCCACGACAGACGCCGAGCGGATGGCGCTACGTGCTAGGCTCCTCGGGCTGACACACCGAGAGCGTGGACTCATCGTCCTCACCTCTCGCATGGGTAGCCTCCTACCCCTTTCGCACTGTGACCTCGTCATCGTCACCGACGAGGAGAGTAGTCGCTACAAGCAGTCCGATCCTGCCCCACGCTATCATGCGCGTGACCTGACTGTCGTCGCTTGCAAGAGCAGCCAGACGCCTCTCCTACTGACTACCGTCGCCCCCTCTGCCGAGGCACTATACAACGTAGAGCGGGGATACTACCGCTCACTCAATGACCTCAGTGCACCGAACACCCCAAAAGCACCACGACCCTTCGAGCTGATCGACCTATCCCTTCAGCGCAAGCAGGGCAAGCTCCCATGGGGACAAATGCTCTCCATCGAGCTACGCAAAGCACTCCTAGAGCAGTGCCAAGCGGGACGCAAAAGCATCCTCCTACTCAATCGTCGGGGCTACGCTCCGCACCTTGTCTGTAGACATTGTCAGAAGACGCTCCAGTGTCCCAACTGCGATGTAGGACTGGTCTACCACAAGTCCACACAGAGCGTCAGCTGTAGCTACTGTGGCTTCACAGCGTCTGCTCCTCGCATCTGTCCTCATTGTCATCAGAGTGACCAGGTTCCTCTAGACAAAACAGAAGTTGCGATAGACAACAGCCGGGGAGCCTTTAGCATACAGGGTTATGGTGTAGAGCGTATCGCCGAGGAGCTCACGCTCTTCATCCCGACAGAGGTTCACATCCTAGAACTCAGTGCCTCGCAATACTATAATAAGGAGGCGCAGCAACGGATGCGTCAGCTGATACGTAGCGACGAGCCTGCCATACTGGTCGGCACCTCAAGTCTTATCTATCTAGATGCTATCCGCAATGTGGGGCTCATTGGCTTGGCAAACCTAGATCAGCTGATCGTGGGCGATGACTTCAGAGCCAACGAGCGGGCCTATGCCGCACTCAGTCGCTTCGGGAGCAACTACCCCTCAGCGCAACTCTACATTCAGAGCTACCAGACCGACACACCCCTCCTCGAGAGCCTGCAGGGCGGTGACACGGCAGAGCCTTATGGTATAGGCGAGCTGGCAGAGCGTGAGTACCTCCGCTTCCCCCCCTATGTGCGCCTCATCTACGTTTATATACGAGGAGCCTCCGAGGGAGATGTCTGCTACACCGCAGCTGCGCTAGCACGTGCGATGCAGGCGGAGCCGTTTCAGCCACTCTGGCAGGCTTCTGAACCCAATGCACCCTACGTCTCTTGGGTGCGTATGCGCCATATTCGCTATATTTGCATGAAAATTCGTCCCTCTAGCCCTTGGCGGGAGGTGCGAAGGCAGATTTCTCATATTATCTCCACGATACAGAAGAGTGCTATCCAAGCTCGG
The sequence above is a segment of the Porphyromonas vaginalis genome. Coding sequences within it:
- a CDS encoding sulfide/dihydroorotate dehydrogenase-like FAD/NAD-binding protein, which gives rise to MNRIVSKTFLSEKVAKLVVEAPLIAKSRRAGHFVIVRVTDHSERVPYTIADADVDAGTITLIVQAVGESSQRLVALNAGDMIHDIVGPLGQATHIENFGTVVCAGGGVGMAPLYPIARALKAAGNKVIVVAAARTKELIILEKEFREFADEVIIMTDDGSYGTKGLVTDGVESVIKREKVDLCVTIGPAIMMKFVALLTKKYNIPTTSSLNTIMVDGTGMCGACRITVGGKTRFVCVDGPEFDAHQVDFDELLMRLNTYKK
- the priA gene encoding replication restart helicase PriA, translated to MLARIILPLALEEEYTYRVPEALCEEARVGMRVLVQFGSKRYYYAIISQLIEESDRPLGQLKSIIALPDREAIVTSREIDLWRWGASYYICSLGAWLTAAIPSSYLPSSETQVAWREPDETAEGDQATDYKATELSEAIRYELLSMRGHQAKVSKLAKILGDRIYPEIDRLLQAGVLIGSESIPRYSRSVQVGSPAVQFVEELCSEEALSELVESLSRAKAQKAMVEQLIDLLYQHELPLDTPLLRETLVGRDTNRQATLRTLIKRGILRETATLADPLIRPTAQRTASAAGEQRQSQLFESLISETSKPVLYQATSNEEQIELVVSMVEQMLQRNPAAQVTIYVPQLFLFDQSLLYNALQQLARGSGERRRATPFDLVLYSSSTTDAERMALRARLLGLTHRERGLIVLTSRMGSLLPLSHCDLVIVTDEESSRYKQSDPAPRYHARDLTVVACKSSQTPLLLTTVAPSAEALYNVERGYYRSLNDLSAPNTPKAPRPFELIDLSLQRKQGKLPWGQMLSIELRKALLEQCQAGRKSILLLNRRGYAPHLVCRHCQKTLQCPNCDVGLVYHKSTQSVSCSYCGFTASAPRICPHCHQSDQVPLDKTEVAIDNSRGAFSIQGYGVERIAEELTLFIPTEVHILELSASQYYNKEAQQRMRQLIRSDEPAILVGTSSLIYLDAIRNVGLIGLANLDQLIVGDDFRANERAYAALSRFGSNYPSAQLYIQSYQTDTPLLESLQGGDTAEPYGIGELAEREYLRFPPYVRLIYVYIRGASEGDVCYTAAALARAMQAEPFQPLWQASEPNAPYVSWVRMRHIRYICMKIRPSSPWREVRRQISHIISTIQKSAIQARRVQIYCDVDPL
- the gltA gene encoding NADPH-dependent glutamate synthase — translated: MSEQKDLITARRNEPWREELRKAHTGKERMAIPRVKMTEVDPHERAHSLTKEVNCGLTEAEARQEAIRCLDCANPSCMEGCPVSINIPSFIKNVERGDFAAAAHIIRESSSLPAVCGRVCPQEKQCEKHCIYTEKMKRNAVAIGYLERFVADYERENGLYELPEMAPANGKKIAVIGSGPAGLSFAGDMARWGYDVTVFEALHEVGGVLKYGIPEFRLPLRVVNAELKILEQMGVHFETNVVVGRTLSYEQLQEMGFVGIFVGSGAGLPNFMNIPGENLAGVMSSNEYLTRVNLMGAGTEGAETPIYKGDVVAVIGGGNTAMDSVRTALRLGAKRAMIVYRRSEEEMPARHEEILHAKAEGVEFLTLHNPIEYEGNEKGKVCRMKLQRMELGDPTPDGRRKPVPIPGAIDEVDVDVVVVSIGVSPNPLIPRSFQGLEVSPKGTVIVNEQNQSSIKEVYAGGDIVRGGATVILAMGDGRKAAANMHAALSQQ
- a CDS encoding alpha-amylase family protein, coding for MRTIIYSTLVRLWGNKKAHAQLTPHGTLEQNGTGTLEDFDDAALDYLASLGVSHLWPIGIIRHATQTPLHSWTDCPDQHPDIVKGQAGSPYAITDYYDVHPTIVREPMRRRETFRSFVERCHRHGLKVIIDFVPNHVSRQYDGTHTPQGATPLGAKDDRSKAFDPNNNFYYLPSTSLQLPNRSSSYHEEPARVTGNDCWSATPSANDWYETVKLNYGVDYRPDGSRISHFDPMPATWLQMRDILCYWAAEGVDGFRCDMVEMVPVEFWHWVIPQVQEQYPVTFVAEIYQIDNYHKYLEEGAFDLLYDKSGLYDTLYQVITQERSVSAIEERLIYNNKEYAPDELLYFLENHDEVRLASPYFADTAQRGLTAMTLLALATPSPLLLYAGQEYGERGVDAEGYSGPDGRTSIFDYWSIPALGHRDPADPIYQSYHRLMQWAQNPVILRGAFHSIQEQARQWGGFNAERTYGYLRLLDPAEQEAGETIGIAVLSNFTADPQRYPLFLPVLEERVETQQLMRVTTQTYLEASQEQLYAFQPWVPLIVKLPPYSVQVIELRNTNSGRISG
- a CDS encoding patatin-like phospholipase family protein, whose amino-acid sequence is MALNTSDLKAQGERLIERSSALISTSLDKLVERVRTWTYGKRPTFGLALCGGAARGLAYIGVFRFLEEHHVRPDIIAGTSVGSLMGALYADGYSSEEIYDLSSNFVFMNMTSLTTPRLSLLKTNKYRQFLKETLRHERIEDLPIPMHIIATNLNKAEARDFTEGDLASTVVASCSIPILFEPVVIDGEQYVDGGVFMNLPARPIRESCDFLLGINLSPVVDNTPTKNMLRLSDRLIRIMMRANVTIDLELCDVVLQSPLLSHFGAYDVSPVDIISDIGYQLISKAYEEEEQFREIIDLLSQQGKA